In the genome of Labrus bergylta chromosome 7, fLabBer1.1, whole genome shotgun sequence, the window tgctctgttttgattttatgaacgttACATGTTTTTTATAGTTTCCATAGCCCAGGTAGTCCTGGAggagtgtgagtgcaggccagtgaTGGAATGGGCAGGGACAATTGtgcttaaagaggtcatattatgccatTTTtagggttcatatatttaatctatgtacctactaaagtatgttcacaatagctaaagttaaaaaaaagtgtctgttttcatgtactgccgctccatgcaccggcctgattctgactctctctctaaggctctgaagtgcccacgttcagagtccccacgtgtgccaagtgtGATTTGagtggtcggcctgtcggctctgctgtaattggtcagtcgctcagcacggttctcggaatgcagccactggctccgtccgagggcagcataaacattagcaccttagcacgaCTGTGCTACTGCAAGcgacggcatatcgtgggcgtgctacagaagttaatgggcctgcaacatgagctgcagggcttgccacaacgagccaatgggcttagatcagtgatctcacactgacaagacgtcacactggcaattttttttgaggggggctagaaccgagcgttacaagcagctaatgctacagctaatgggaggacgtaggagaagccgcgtttacgcagactttgaatttttgcaaatagatgtgcctaaacatgcacaggacacatggaaaacacactaaagagcatataacaccagaaaaagcataatatgggccctttaagcACAGTACGATATAAGTTTGCacagtgtgagtgcgcccttagagACTGTAAATACCATAAGcaagcctgataactgaaggctctacctcccatagtacatttagagactgttcATGCCACGAGCCAGCCTAACAGTGAAGGATCTACCTCcaatagtacatttagagactgtaggtaccacgagccgGCCTgttaactgaaggctctacctcccttAGTACATTTAGAAACTGCAGTtgccacgagcaggcctgataactgaaggctctacctccatTAGTACATTTAGAAACTGCAGTTGCCACGAGCAGGCcttataactgaaggctctacctcacatagtacatttagagaatATATAAGAACCACGAGTCGGCCTgttaactgaaggctctaccacccatagtacatttagataCTGTAGCTACCACAACCATGCTTACATTCTGGGAGTGAATGTACTTGAAAGGTAATATGGCACTATAAactctttaagataagatggtgcctggccatttagagatttttaagtgagaagaaggatttgAATATCTATTCTATATTGTACAGAGAAGCCAATACAGGAGTAATGTATTCCCTTTTCCTATTTCTAGTCATTACATGAGCTGCAGCACTTTGGACTAGTGTAGATCTTTGAGACTTTCTGAGCACCCTGGTAAAAGAGTTataataatccaacctggaggtaaaaaatgcatgaagtagcttttctgcatcattttgtgaCAGGATATGCCTGATTTTAGATATTTTACGTAGGTGAAAAATAGGCTGtccttaaaatgtgttttatgtgacAGTTGAAGGACATAAagtatcttgatcaaatagaactcctagaatACTAACattggtgctagatgccaggtgGATGCCATTAAGGACAGTTATATCATTagaaagtctctctgaggtttttagggccaaACACAAGAACTTCAGAGTTGTCTGAGGTAAGCAGCAAAATTTTCTGGTCAACCGGGTCCTGACTTCAGGCATGCTTCTAGTTTACATAACTGATTGGTCATCAGGCTTTATTGATACGTATAGCTGAGAATGAGAAGAGAATCGGTCCAAGGAaagaaccttgtgggactccatgccTAACTTTGGTTTGGGTTCAATAATTTTTGTTGATTCTGagtctgtgtgcctgtgtccTTTTGGATCTTGATTCTCAGAAACACTACAAGTTATTCTGCTTATTACACCCTTGTTTAATAGGGAATCAAAGAAATACCCAGAATATTGATTGTGTaatgattttattgatttatatttctttacaattaaaaacaatacaatgcaGGGTGCCAAATGTATGGGTGATATAATACTCCAAGTGGGTGTCCTGGGTGAGggtcagacctgtggctcctttcatgaATGTCAATCACCACTCTGTGATGACTGGGTTTCCTACTCAATACACTGTCCTTTCAAATAAAAGCTAAacgccccaaaaataaatcttctaaATCAAAAGAAGCGGTACTTTAAAAACAAGGGTTAACTCGGTAACTTTTCTTAAAATAAGCTAAACTGTGATTAGGCAACTTACATCAAAAGTTACAATGTGCAATTTATTGATTGTCAGTCATGGGCATCTGCAGGTCTGATGAACAGAAATCCTCAGTGTTGATTCAGAGCCATCACTTGAACCAAATCACATCTGCATACTCATAACTTCTTATCTGCATGTGGTTTCATCTgatcaaaaaaaagaatcaaagaatCTTTCCAGAACTTACAAAGGTACGGCATCTCACCTGTGTGAGATCTTCTCATGTGAACCGTCAGGTCACCACAAACTTTGACCCGCTGCACGTTGTGCAGGTAAACCATTTTAACCTTCATGAATTTCTATGTGCTTATCTAGACGACTTTCCACATGTACCACAAGTGGATGGCTTTTCACCTGTATGAGAGTGAATGTGACGAGTCAAAGTTGACTGCAGCGCAAATCCTTTCCCACAGGTGCTTCAGGAGTAAGGCTTCtcccctgtgtgtgttctcatgtgtcctgttaaattacttttaaatCTGAAAGACTTGTTGCATGTTGTGCAGGTAAACAGCTGTTCCCCTTCATGAATCGAGTAGTGCCAATTCAATACTGATTTGCGAATGAAACTTATATTGCAGATGCTACAGGAGAAAggcctctcacctgtctgtatTTTCATGTGGGTTGTCAAAGTACTGTTGAATGTGAAAGGTTTGCTGCATGTTGTgcagaaaaacagctttttactTGAATTAATTTGTTCAATGTGATTATTCAAATAACTTCTCCTGCTGAATGATGACCCACAGGTGCCACAGGTGTACTCCTTTTCACCTGTATGAGAGCGAATGTGACGATTCTAAATTGCCGGCATCGTAAATCTAATCTTTTCAGGTTAACAGCCTCTCacctgtgtgaatgtgaatgtgtgagttTAAGGACGATTTCTGAGTGAATTTTTTCTTACATGTTTTGCATGAATAGGgcttctcacctgtgtgtgttctaATGTGGATTGTTAAATTACGTTTGAATCTGAAtgatttgctgcatgtcgtGCAGGTAAACGgcttctcacctgtgtgtgttctaATGTGGATTGTTAAATTACGTTTTAATCTGAATGATTTGCTGCATGTTGTGCAGGTAAACGGCTTCTCACCTGTGTGTATTCTAATGTGGTCtgttaaatgacttttttttctgaaagcttTGTTGCATGTTGTGCAGGTAAACAACAGCCCCTCacctgtgtgaatgtgaatgtgtgaaccTAACGACCGTTTCTGAGTGAATTTTTTCCCACATGTTGTGCAGGTAAACGGCTTCTCACCTGTGTGCGTTGTCATGTGGCTTgttaaatgacattttcttctgAATGATTTGCTGCATGTTGTGCAGGTAAACAGCTTTTCACCTTTATGAATTGTGTTGTGACGATTCAATGTCCTCTGGCAGATGAATCTTTTATCACAGATGCTGCAGGAGTAAGGCCTCTCACCTGTGTGAGTTCTTTTATGAATTATCAGCACTGATTTTGAACTGCATATTTTCCCACAAGTATTGCAAGTATGCATCGCTTTAGCCCTGTGGACACTAAGATGGTTTTGTAATCCTGACTTTATCTTAAAAGATTTGCCGCATGTGTCATATTTAAAAGACTTTTCCCCCTGGTGAAGATTACAGTCAGTTTCTGATGTTTTAGTGTTCTTACTTCTTCTTTTGGGAAGTTTTTTCTTTGGTTCTGATTTTCTAGTTGATTCTGAGTCTCCGAGCTCGCTTCCTTCTGGATCTTGATCTTCAGCATCATGAGAGCTGTTAGAAATGGGCTGATGTTCATTTAGTAGTTGTGCTTCACTGTGGTCTCTCTCCTCATGAGTAAGAGTCAACATGGATGTGTCAGTCTCCTTCAGTACAAGCTGCTCTCCCTCCTGACTGCTGCAgtgttcctcctgctcctcttcaaTCTGTGGAGGCTCTGGCTCCTCTTGGTCTGGACTGGAGTTCCTCTCCTGATTACAGAGCTGCTGGTTGACCagaacctcctcctcctccttacagACATGTTGCTGTGGAACATCTGGAGGAACACAAACGAAATACAGTAAAATGAAGAATGCAGAGTATGTTGAGGCGTTATATctcagtagtttttttttaaaattcttgtTCTCCATTATTCTCAATGATTACATCGCCACAGGAAGCAAATATAAACCCTAACTCCCTTTGCATTAGTTTAGCATAGTTTGCTTTTTCCTCACCTATTCTGTTTAGGTAGATGTGAGGTTTCCAAACGATATCCAGCAGTCTGCTCTTCCAATCGATCCCTCCCTCGTACTCAACGTTAGTATTTTTTGAAACTACAAATTTGTCTTCAGCAGAAGTTAGTCCCTTGTTGATGTGCTCACTTCCTGTGGGATCTTGATCTTCAGCATCATGAGAGCTGTTAGAAATGGGCTGATGTTCATTTAGTAGTTGTGCTTCACTGTGGTCTCTCTCCTCATGAGTAAGAGTCAACATGGATGTGTCAGTCTCCTTCAGTACGAGCTGCTCTCCCTCCTGACTGCTGCAgtgttcctcctgctcctcttcaaTCTGTGGAGGCTCTGGCTCCTCTTGGTCTGGACTGGAGTTCCTCTCCTGATTACAGAGCTGCTGGTCGACcaaaacctcctcctcctccttacagACATGTTGCTGTGGAACATCTGgaggaacacaaacaaaagcatttaTACTAACTAAGGTGTCCCACAACAACAAAGGGACTGTCACAGCTCAAAGGCTTTTTTATTGGTAGGAACGTCAGATAGATTGACACAGACAATTATCCATAAACAAAGATGTGCTGCACTGCAAAAAGGGATGaatgtaaatttgtttttacatcacaactctgatgtgtgcatgtgtcacaTAGCAGGACGTGCAATGTCAATCATGTGACCTGAGGCACGTCATACCGCCACTTTTCTGTAGTTTGATGCAACCAAAAAACGccagttttcttgtttttcatgcGTAATCCACGGTAAAAGTGTGTCTGATACAGCAAATCTTTcctaccgaaggccataactctgtacaacagctcacctcatgcgagcacagaactgtcatcatgataatatctgtctctccatactgtaatctgttttgcacatgttaaatttacaaattatccctgcactcaagttcatttcatttgtctgtctactcgccgttatattgaatagtctctgctgataacatgtctacactcacgcactttaacttatgtatcactgattgcacatctccttatgtcaatactgtccatttacaactctgttttttgcacatgtacatttaatctttcatatttaagactagtaatgctaagttaaatcctagttgtatatattcccattcttagttttgatatttttagtgcttattcactttgtatttaatattatattgtgtttagatttgctaatgttgtgtttttctactaatattgtgtgtttggataacctgctgctataacgccacaatttcccagtttgggatcaataaagtcattctattctattctattaaccgtgataactggtctcatatctggcaaactgaggggcgtccaaaacggccatctGAGGGTTTCTTagaaccacctaccttctctggtccaaacaaaaccAGGCCATTAAGGACcaatattaaaatgaagaaggaggacatactgactgctgcattgttgtcagagaagccagcacttcaacatagcatgtttccttaatgtctgataaGGTCACTTTACTAACATGAATTAAAGTAATTAATACTGTAATATTACATTGTATTTTTCTGTCAGTTTAGTTTGTTAGTTCCTCACCTGTTCTGTGAAAGTTGATTTGAGGTTTCAAATCTATATCCAGCAGTCTGCGCTGACGATCGATCTCTTCCTCGTACTCGAcgatagttcttttaaaaactacaaaaatgtcttcCGCAGCAGCCGTTAGTCGCTCGTTGACAAactctctcagactctcagctgaacacattgttgttgttttattaaatgttaaaaaaaagatgaactatGACAGCAGACAAGTCTAAAAGGAGATGTAGCTGCTTTCGGAACTGgtgcttttgtttgtgtactTCCGCTTTGTGTCACATTATAAAGTACCGACAACGGAGGTGCGGCAGCTCTTTGGGTCCGTTTTAAACTGATATGTGTTCATGACTAAACCAAGCGGCAAACTCTGGGCTGCATCCGAATtaccaagtacctactcaatctgtcagtagacagtacctactatccgtgctgtatactgtttagtacctactattcagtaggcgcgcacagtaggcagatatttgttcctacttcttctgattcattaagtatggaagtgacgtcatttacgtttcccgaaccggccgcattcacctgtttttgttttttttagctttattcaagaagagtaatgctcatatacagtcaggtaaacaaaaaacaacatcacaatgtaaatcaagtaaaagacagattaaataactaaataacatacagtagcct includes:
- the LOC109988337 gene encoding zinc finger protein 260 encodes the protein MCSAESLREFVNERLTAAAEDIFVVFKRTIVEYEEEIDRQRRLLDIDLKPQINFHRTDVPQQHVCKEEEEVLVDQQLCNQERNSSPDQEEPEPPQIEEEQEEHCSSQEGEQLVLKETDTSMLTLTHEERDHSEAQLLNEHQPISNSSHDAEDQDPTGSEHINKGLTSAEDKFVVSKNTNVEYEGGIDWKSRLLDIVWKPHIYLNRIDVPQQHVCKEEEEVLVNQQLCNQERNSSPDQEEPEPPQIEEEQEEHCSSQEGEQLVLKETDTSMLTLTHEERDHSEAQLLNEHQPISNSSHDAEDQDPEGSELGDSESTRKSEPKKKLPKRRSKNTKTSETDCNLHQGEKSFKYDTCGKSFKIKSGLQNHLSVHRAKAMHTCNTCGKICSSKSVLIIHKRTHTGERPYSCSICDKRFICQRTLNRHNTIHKGEKLFTCTTCSKSFRRKCHLTSHMTTHTGEKPFTCTTCGKKFTQKRSLGSHIHIHTGEGLLFTCTTCNKAFRKKSHLTDHIRIHTGEKPFTCTTCSKSFRLKRNLTIHIRTHTGEKPFTCTTCSKSFRFKRNLTIHIRTHTGEKPYSCKTCKKKFTQKSSLNSHIHIHTGERLLT